The genomic segment TCATTTACTGAAGAATTATTAGCTAAAGTACTAAAAGATACAAAAGGTATTGAATTAACTTTACCATTCCCACGTATGGGATATGACGAAGCAATCAGTCGTTACGGTAGTGATAAACCCGATGTTCGTTTCGGGCTAGAATTAGTAGACGTTAGTGAGTTAGTTAAAGAATCTAGTTTCAAGGTATTTAGTGGAGCAGTAGAAAATGGCGGAGCTGTTAAGGCTATTAATGCTAAAGGCGCTGCAAGCAATTATTCTCGAAAAGACATTGATGCTTTAGGTGAATTTGTCTCTGTTTATGGAGCAAAAGGCCTAGCTTGGTTGAAAGTTGAAGACGATGGCTTAAAAGGACCAATCGCTAAATTCTTTAAAGAAGATGCTGAAGCATTGATTGAAAAAATGGATGCTGAAGCAGGCGATCTATTGTTGTTTGTGGCTGATAAAAAATCAGTTGTCCATGATTCATTAGGTGCGTTGCGTTCAAAATTAGGGAAAGAACTAAAATTGATCGATGAATCAGTTTATGCCTTTATGTGGATCGTCGACTGGCCATTACTAGAGTACGATGAAGAAGCAGGACGCTATTCAGCTGCTCATCACCCGTTCACAATGCCGAAAGAATCGGACATCGAATTGCTTGAAACAGATCCTGGGAAAGTATACGCTCAAGCTTATGATATTGTATTAAATGGATATGAATTAGGTGGAGGATCACTTAGAATCCATACTCGTGAATTACAAGAAAAAATGTTTGCTGCATTAGGTTTCTCAAAAGAAGAAGCAGAAGAACAATTTGGTTTCTTATTAGAAGCATTAGAATATGGTTTCCCTCCTCATGGTGGAATTGCATTAGGTCTTGATCGGTTTGCTATGCTGCTTGCTGGCAAAGAAAATATTCGTGAAGTGATCGCTTTCCCTAAAAACGGAAAAGCAACAGATCCATTAACGGAAGCACCAAGCTTAGTTAGTGAAGCTCAACTTGATGAATTATCGATTACAACAACTAAAATTGAAGATTAAGAGTCAATAAATCGGCTTTGATAGTTAGAAGACGCGAGTACATTAGTTTGCTCGCGTCTTTATTTTTTAAAGAATAGATTAAATAAAAATTTTGCTTGTTATTCATAGGCAGTTTTGACAAAATAGAATCAGAAAACTATTTTATGGAGGTTTATACATGAACGCAAAAAGATGGAGTGCAATCGGGATTGCATTAGGTATATTTATATTCTCATTCTTTTTCAGCAATTATTTTTCTTACGTTGCACAAAAACAAGAAACATCTGAATCCCTAAGTGATAGCTTAGTAGGTTTATTGGGTACAGAAGCGCTTGAAGAAAGAGTGATAGAAGCGGGAGACAGTTCAAATCGTATTGTAGTTCTAACTGTAGATGGAACCATCTTAGCTGGCCAATCGTCTGGTTTAACAGGAGACATTACATATAGTCATGATTATTTTATGCAACAATTGGAACAAGTCTTATTAGATGATACGATCAGTGGGATCGTTTTATCCGTTAATTCTCCAGGTGGCGGAACCTATGAAAGCGCTCAGATAAAAGATAAATTAGTTGCAATCCAAAAAAATACCAATAAACCCATGTATGTTTCAATGGGGAGTATGGCTGCTAGTGGTGGTTATTATATTTCAGCATCAGCTGAAAAAATATTTGCTGCTGAAGAAACGATGACAGGATCTATCGGAGTCATTATGTCTGGTATGAATGTTAGTGAGTTACTGGAAAAACTTGGTGTGGATGATACCACGGTCAAGAGCGGCGAATTTAAAGATATTGGATCTTCTACAAGAGCAATGACTGAAGAAGATACCGAAATATTACAAACAATGGTCAATACTTCCTACGATCGTTTTGTAGAGGTTATTGTCGAAGGTCGTGGGATGTCAGAAGAAGAAGTCAGAAAAATAGCAGATGGTCGTATATATGATGGAGTTCAAGCCGTTGATAATGGATTAGTAGACGAGATTGGCTACCAAGAAGATGCTATTAAAGCCATTCAAAAAGATTATACACTAGAAGATGCAGAGATTTTTAGTTATCAAGTCCCTACATTATCCTTTTCATCATTATTTAGTTCGAAATTAAGCGGATTATTTCAATCAACTAGCACCCAAGAATCAGAGCTTACTGAATTGATCTCCGCTATTGGAACAGTAGATTCTCCGAAGATGATGTATTATTACGGAGGTGAATAATATGACCACAACTCTTGAAAACAAAGAGCAGGATAAAGCAAAAAAAGGAGATACAAAAGAGTTAGATCTAAATGAGTTGAAAAAATCATTAGCTCAGGAAGAAGCAGAACTTGAAAGATTAAAACGACTAAAACGCTTAAAACAACAAGAAGAAAAAACATCCGAAATAAGTCCAACAGAAGATCAACCAATGGATGATTCTAAAATTGAGACAGATAAGCATGAAAGAAAAAATATGAGTCCTCAAGAACTTAGAGATGCAAGGAGATATTATTGGCAACAAAAGCAAAAAGAAGAAGAACGCAAGAAAAAGCCTTATAATCATTTTCCGTCATTTTTTTATGCGGGTTTTTGGTTCCGTTTATTTGCTTTCATTATTGATCTGATTTTGATCTGGAGTATCAATCGATTAGTTGTCCAAACGATCTTTCTATTGTTGCGTTTACCACTTAACGATAATGATTTTTCAGCTTATTCATTAAGTAAATTAGTTGTTTATCTTTTATACTTTGTACTTTTAACAAAAGCTACAAATGGTCAAACAGTTGGAAAGATTATTTTTGGACTTCGATTGATCAGTTTTAAAGAAGAACAGTTAAGTTGGGGAACGGTTCTCATTCGGGAATGTTTTGGCCGCTATATTTTAAAAACATTTCCATTTATCTATTTAATGGTATTGTTTACTCAAGAGAAGCAACACTTAGCTGATTTTTTCAGTGATACAGCCGTTGTTTCTGAAAATCTGATTCGAGCGAGTAAATTATCTTTAGAGTAACAACCTAAATGAAACTAATCTAATCTGGGTTGTTCTTTCGATAAAACTAGCTTAGAATAAAAGAAAATGTACTTAACGTTAGGAGAAAAAAAGATGGTTTTATTAGGTTCACATGTTTCAATGGGTGGAAAAAAGATGCTGCTTGGCTCTGCTGAGGATGCTGCAAGTTATGGTGCTACAACATTCATGATTTATACAGGTGCCCCTCAAAATACAAGACGAAAAGCAATTGAAGATATGAATATTCCTACAGGAACAGCTTTCATGAAAGA from the Carnobacterium inhibens subsp. inhibens DSM 13024 genome contains:
- the aspS gene encoding aspartate--tRNA ligase, yielding MGKRTEYCGKISRDLLGQEIVLKGWVQKRRDFGDLIFIDLRDREGIVQIVFNPTFSKEALAIAEDIRSEFVLEVKGKVVERKEAVINKNISTGELEVEVYEVTVLNTSKTTPFYIEDGVAVSDDKRMQYRYLDLRRPEMTQNMILRHQMTKSIRHYLDDHNFIDTETPYLTKSTPEGARDYLVPSRVHPGHFYALPQSPQLFKQLLMGAGFDRYYQIVRCFRDEDLRGDRQPEFTQVDIETSFLEPEEIQSFTEELLAKVLKDTKGIELTLPFPRMGYDEAISRYGSDKPDVRFGLELVDVSELVKESSFKVFSGAVENGGAVKAINAKGAASNYSRKDIDALGEFVSVYGAKGLAWLKVEDDGLKGPIAKFFKEDAEALIEKMDAEAGDLLLFVADKKSVVHDSLGALRSKLGKELKLIDESVYAFMWIVDWPLLEYDEEAGRYSAAHHPFTMPKESDIELLETDPGKVYAQAYDIVLNGYELGGGSLRIHTRELQEKMFAALGFSKEEAEEQFGFLLEALEYGFPPHGGIALGLDRFAMLLAGKENIREVIAFPKNGKATDPLTEAPSLVSEAQLDELSITTTKIED
- the sppA gene encoding signal peptide peptidase SppA; this encodes MNAKRWSAIGIALGIFIFSFFFSNYFSYVAQKQETSESLSDSLVGLLGTEALEERVIEAGDSSNRIVVLTVDGTILAGQSSGLTGDITYSHDYFMQQLEQVLLDDTISGIVLSVNSPGGGTYESAQIKDKLVAIQKNTNKPMYVSMGSMAASGGYYISASAEKIFAAEETMTGSIGVIMSGMNVSELLEKLGVDDTTVKSGEFKDIGSSTRAMTEEDTEILQTMVNTSYDRFVEVIVEGRGMSEEEVRKIADGRIYDGVQAVDNGLVDEIGYQEDAIKAIQKDYTLEDAEIFSYQVPTLSFSSLFSSKLSGLFQSTSTQESELTELISAIGTVDSPKMMYYYGGE
- a CDS encoding RDD family protein; translation: MTTTLENKEQDKAKKGDTKELDLNELKKSLAQEEAELERLKRLKRLKQQEEKTSEISPTEDQPMDDSKIETDKHERKNMSPQELRDARRYYWQQKQKEEERKKKPYNHFPSFFYAGFWFRLFAFIIDLILIWSINRLVVQTIFLLLRLPLNDNDFSAYSLSKLVVYLLYFVLLTKATNGQTVGKIIFGLRLISFKEEQLSWGTVLIRECFGRYILKTFPFIYLMVLFTQEKQHLADFFSDTAVVSENLIRASKLSLE